In Paenibacillus segetis, the genomic window CCATTTGGCGGGAATCCTTCTAAAGAGAAGCTTATTGCATATCGAGAGTCCCCGAACTTCAGACAGAATAAGTTTTTTTATCCTGCAACTTCGGAGTCAACTGAATTTCGTCTCCATACCGTGGTTTCTTTGTTGCGAGATTATATCAAAGGCAATCCAAAGATAAGACCTGATCAGGCGCTACCGATGGACAAGTTTGATCCACATCATGAAGAGGGACAAACACAAAATCTCGTTACATGGTTCGGACATTCAGCCTTGTTACTTCAGTTGGAAGGTACAAGAATATTGCTGGACCCGATGTTCGGTAAATCTCCTTCTCCTGTGCAGATATTTGGTGGTAAAAGATATAGTAAGAAGTTACCGTTCGAGATCGAGGAGCTACCGACGATTGATGCCGTTATTTTGTCGCATGATCATTATGATCATTTAGATTATAGGACCATACAGAAACTCAAAGATAAGGTGAAGCAATTTATCGTACCTCTTGGTGTTGGCAGTCATCTGGAACGGTGGGGGATTGATCCGAAAAGAATTAGCGAGCATGACTGGTGGGATGAATTCGAATTTCAAGGAATCAAGCTTGCTTGTACACCGGCAAGGCATTTTTCGGGCAGAAACTTGTTTAATCGTGCCTCTACGTTATGGTGTTCCTGGGTAATAGCAACGATGGAGACCAAGGTATATTTTAGCGGTGATGGCGGTTATGGTGCTCATTTCGGGCAAATTGGAGATAAATACG contains:
- a CDS encoding MBL fold metallo-hydrolase; translated protein: MMIVFICVIIILIVVTILFLNLYPPFGGNPSKEKLIAYRESPNFRQNKFFYPATSESTEFRLHTVVSLLRDYIKGNPKIRPDQALPMDKFDPHHEEGQTQNLVTWFGHSALLLQLEGTRILLDPMFGKSPSPVQIFGGKRYSKKLPFEIEELPTIDAVILSHDHYDHLDYRTIQKLKDKVKQFIVPLGVGSHLERWGIDPKRISEHDWWDEFEFQGIKLACTPARHFSGRNLFNRASTLWCSWVIATMETKVYFSGDGGYGAHFGQIGDKYGPFDLTLMECGQYDTRWSDIHMLPEETVQAHIDVKGGVMIPIHWSAFTLALHDWTDPIERVTAAAQKCGVNISTPRIGETVRIGSDIYPTSVWWK